The Natronosporangium hydrolyticum nucleotide sequence GCGGCGATCCTGGCGTTCGGCGCGGTGCGGGAGCAGCCGTGGGCGCACAAGGGCAAGGTGAAGGTACGCCAGGTGACCACGCTCGGGCTCAGCTTCGACCACCGGATCATCGACGGTGAGCTGGGTTCCCGGTTCCTCGCCGATGTGGGTGCGTTCCTGTCGGATCCCGAGACGGCGTTGCTCGGCTGGGGCTGAGCTAGGAGGCCGTTGAATCTGGCGGCCGATCACATCGGAGGCGGGGCGGGTGCCGGGAGTCCGGCGCCCGCCCCGCCTCCGGTTTTTGCGGGTTGATCATGGACTTAGGTGCATGATCAGGGCCCGATCATGCACCTAAGTCCATGATCAACTCACCGGGTGGGCCGAGGGTCGTTAGGAGAGTGGGCCGGATCACCGAATAATCGTTGGCTGTTGGCCGCTATCGGTGATGTAATCGTAGGTGTCCACGAGACATCCAGCCAGGGGGACAGCATGAACCCGTTGCGGCACCGACTCCGCAGCCACCGCGAGGCCGCGCGCCACGCCCAGGCGCTCCGGCGCGCCATGAGCAGCACCACGTCCAAGGCAGTCCGAAACGAGATGCTCGCCACGATCGGCCGTTGACCCGAGCCGATGGCGATGACCGCGGCCCCGACCGGAGATCCCGGCGGGGCCGTCCGCGTATTCCGCGCTATGCCCGGGATTCCCTCCCCGAAGCGCGCCCGGTACGGTTGTCAACTGTCGTCGTTTCAGGAGGCGGGCACACATGACGTCCGAGGGCCAGCCGGACAGCCAGGCGACCAACGCCCCCCACTCCCCGTCGAGCGGTCAGTACCAGCCTGGGCAGCCGCCCCCGGCGCCGTACGGCATGCCACCGGAGAGCGAACCGGACCCACCGGCTGAGCCACAATCACCAGTAAGCGATCCCGGTCACAGTGGCTGGCCGGAGTCGGTGACGCCGCCGTCACCGAACCGGATCCGCGGCTCCGCGGCGGTCTTCTCGCAGGCACCGTCCCAGCCGGACAATCCCGCAGCCGGGGAGCCACCCCATCCGGAGCCGCCGGGGCCGTCCGAGCCGCGCCCCGCCGGCTGGCCACCGGGGCCGCAGCAGCAGCCTGGGCAACCGCCCCCGTTCTCGCCGCCATCGGCCGGCCACTCCCCGTATCAGGCCAACCCATACCGGGACAGCCCGTACGGCGAGCCGCCCCCTTCGCCACCGAGTGACCACTCCGGACCGGAGCATCCGGTACGCGAACCGTTCCTGCCCGGCCCGCCGCCAGCCGCCCAGGCGTCACCGGCCGCCGGTCCGCCGCTCTCCCCGGCGCCGCCGCTGGCCGGCGAGGCACCGCCGACCCGGGCCGGCGCCCCGTCGGCGGAGCCCACGCCCCCGCCGGGTTACCGGCTGGTGCATCCGCCGCCGGGGGCTCCCTCCCCGGAGTCGCCGTCCGCGCCCCCCGCTCCGCCCAACCGGCCCGCGCCCCCCGCGCCGTACGGCTCACCGGCCGGAGCCGGCGACGGCGGCGGCTACCCCGCGCCGAACCACCCCGACCCGAGCCACCCCGATTCGAGTTATCCGGAGCCGAGTTACCCGGAGCCGAACTTTCCTCGCCCGGACTATCCGGAGCCGAGCCGTCCGGAGCCGAGCCGTCCGGAGCCGAGCCGTCCGGAGGCGAGCCATCCGGGAGCGAACCATCCGGGAGCGAGCTTCCCTCGGCCGGACTATCCGGAGTCCCGGTACCCGGAGTCGAGGCCGCCGAGTGACGGCTACTCAGCGCCGCACCACCCGGTGGGCGACCAGCCCGCCCCGGGGTACCCCCACGATCTCCCGGCGGCTGGTGGGCCGGCGAGCCAGGGTGGGTCGGCGGCACCCGGCAGCCCGGTGGCGCCGGAGTTCCCGCCGCCACCGCCGCCTGCCGCGCCGCCGGTGCCACCTGGCGCGATCTCGCCAGCACCCGGCCCCATCAGCGGCGGCCCAGGCGGCCCGAGCGCTGGCGGGCCGGGCCCCATCAGCCCAAGCTCCGCGGGCCCCGGCGCCGCGCCCGCACCTTCGTACCCATCGGCGGCTGACTCAGCAGCTCGCGGCCCGGCAGCTCGCGACGCGGCAGATAGCGGCCCAACCAATCGCGGCCCTGCAGAACGCGGCTCTACAGATCGCGGCCAGGCCGGAGGGTCGCCGGGGGACGGCGTACGGCGCGCCAGTGGCGCCGCCACCGTGCCGGTTGCGAACCGGGCGGCGCCCACCCCAGGCGATTCAGTTCCGGGGGGTAGCCGGCCGCAGGTGTACCAGACCGCCGCCGGCCCGCCACAGCCGGTGGATCCGCCGGCGCCGCGGCAGCCGCAGCCACCGCACCAGCCGCACCAGCCGCACCAGCCGCACCAGCCGCACCAGCCGCACCAGCCGCCGGGAGCATCGCACCAGCCGCCGGCGGTCGCGCCCGATTCGCCGTACCAGCGGACCCCGTCGTACCAGGGCGGCCCGCCGCCGGGGGCACCGCAGCAGCCGGCGAGCGCGGCGGCGCAGGCCGCCAATCCGCCGCTGCCTACTCGTACCCCTGGGGAGCACGCCGGCCTCAGCCACCCCGGCGAAGCGCCCGAGCAGCCGGCCGGCGACGGGCCAGCGCGGGGTGGCGAACCGCCGGAGCGCGGCGGGCCGGCGGGCGGGCCACCGAGCGGCGCCGCGGCGCTGCCGGCACCGGTGGAGCGACCGCCGCACCCGGGGGCCGGCGACGCGTACCCGCCGGATGGTTGGGAGTCACCAGCGCAGCCCGCGCTGCCGGCCGGTGGGCAGCCCGAGGCGGCCGCTGGCGTTGCCGCGCGCCCGCCTCGGCAACGGCAACCGGGCGTGCCTGTCTACGGCGATCTGCTCACGCCGGAGCGGCCGGGCGGTGGGTCCGGTCCGGCGGCGGACGGAGCGCCGACCGATCAGGGGCGGCCCGATGACCATGAGCAGCCGGTGGCCGCGCCCACCCCGGCGCCGGAGCCCGGCAAGTCGGGCCCGTCGACCGGTGTGATCGTCGGGCTGGTCATGATCGGCGCCACGCTGCTGGTGCTGCTCGCCCTCAGCATCCCGTTGCTGTTGCAGTACCTGAACTCGGCCGGCGGGGGCGACGAGCACTCGATCGGGGACTGCGTGGTCCGGGACGGGCAGGATGCCCGTACCGCCGACTGTGGCTCCCCGGGCGCCTACGAGATCGTCGCCGAGGTCGAGTCCCGCGACGAGTGCGCCGACCCGACGCAGCCTGCGATCGAGATGACCGGCCCGCCGAGCCACTTCTTCTGTCTGGAACCGGCGGGCGAGGCCGCGGAGGAGCCGCTGGGCGAGCCGGGCGAGGTCGACGCCGAACAGCCGGCCGACGAGGACGAAACCGGATGACCGAGCCCAAGGTACGGGCGCCGGAGCTGACCGGACGTGGCTGGCTCAACACCGACGGGCGACAGCTGCGCCTGGCCGACCTGCGTGGCCGGATCGTGGTGCTCGACTTCTGGACCTTCTGCTGCATCAACTGTCTGCATGTGGTGGACGAGCTGCGGCCGCTGGAGGAGCGCTACTCCGACGTCCTGGTCGTGATCGGGGTCCACTCGCCGAAGTTCGCCCACGAGCGGGATCCGGCCGCGTTGGCCGCGGCGGTGGAGCGGCACGGCGTCACCCATCCGGTGTTGGACGACCCGGAGCTGGTGACCTGGCGGCAGTACGCCGCGCGGGCCTGGCCCACCCTGGCGGTGGTGGATCCGACCGGCTACGTAGTGGCGAGCATGGCTGGTGAGGGGCACGCCGACGGGCTGGCCCGCCTGATCGACCAGCTGATCACCGAGCACGAGGAGCGGGGGACCCTCCGCCGGGGCGGCGAGGTCGCCACCCTGGCCGCCGCCCCGCAGACCACATTGCGCTTCCCCGCCAAGGCGCTGCCGCTGCCGGACGGCGGGTCGCTGGTGGCGGATACCGTTCACCACCGACTGGTGGAGCTGGCCCCCGATCAGCAGACGGTGCGCCGGACGATCGGCGACGGCAGCCGGGGCCGACTCGACGGCCCGGCCGAGGAGGCACAGTTCAGCGAACCGCAGGGGCTGTGTTGGCTGCCGCCCCGGATCGCCGAGATCGCCGGGTACGAGCTGGTGGTGGCCGATACCGTCAACCACCTGCTGCGGGGCGTGCAGTTCCCGGCCGATGGCGGGCCGCCGCAGGTCCGGACCATCGCCGGCACCGGCCGGCCGTGGCGGGCGAAGGCGGACTTCCACCGACACGACGCGTACGCGATGGATCTGTCCTCGCCGTGGGATGTCGCCTGGTACGCCGATCGGGTGATCGTGGCGATGGCCGGCGTGCATCAGCTGTGGAGCTTCGACCCGGGCGCCCGTACCGTCGAGATGTGGGCTGGCACCACTGTGGAGGGCTTGCGGGACGGTCCGCTGCGGGAGGCGTGGCTGGCTCAGCCGTCCGGGTTGTCGGTTAGCCCCGACGGGGCTCGGCTGTGGATCGCGGACAGCGAGACCAGCGCGCTGCGCTACGTGGAGCAGGAGCAGCTGCACACCGCGGTCGGCACCGGGCTGTTCGACTTCGGCCACGCCGACGGGCCGGCCGCCACCGCACTGTTGCAGCACCCGCTGGGGGTGGCGGCACTGCCAGACGGGGCGGTGCTGGTCGCCGACACCTACAACGGCGCCATCCGTCGCTTCGATCCGGCCACCGACCAGGTCGCCACGGTGGCGACCGGGCTGGCGGACCCGAGCGACCTGGTGGTCGCGGACGACGGCACAGTGTTGGTGGTGGAGTCGGCCGGGCACCGGCTGGTGCCGCTCGCCCCGGCCGAGCTGGCGCGGGCCGAGCAGGCACCGGAGTCCCGGCTACGGACCGAACGCCCGGCCACCGCGTTGGCGGCGGGTGAGGTCGAACTCACCGTGGTCTTCTCGCCAGCCCCCGGGCAACAGCTCGACAGCTCGTTCGGGCCAGCGACCCGGCTGGAGGTGTCGGCGATGCCGGCGGAGCTGCTCCGCGACGGCGCCGGGGTCGGCAGCGAGCTGACTCGCCGGTTGGTGCTGGACCCGGCGGTGGGGGGTGGTGTCCTGCAGGTGGTGGCGCAGGCCGCCACGTGCGACGCGGACGGTCCGCACGCGGCCTGCCACCTCACCCGCCAAGACTGGGGCGTGCCGGTGACCATCGCGCCCG carries:
- a CDS encoding LppU/SCO3897 family protein encodes the protein MTSEGQPDSQATNAPHSPSSGQYQPGQPPPAPYGMPPESEPDPPAEPQSPVSDPGHSGWPESVTPPSPNRIRGSAAVFSQAPSQPDNPAAGEPPHPEPPGPSEPRPAGWPPGPQQQPGQPPPFSPPSAGHSPYQANPYRDSPYGEPPPSPPSDHSGPEHPVREPFLPGPPPAAQASPAAGPPLSPAPPLAGEAPPTRAGAPSAEPTPPPGYRLVHPPPGAPSPESPSAPPAPPNRPAPPAPYGSPAGAGDGGGYPAPNHPDPSHPDSSYPEPSYPEPNFPRPDYPEPSRPEPSRPEPSRPEASHPGANHPGASFPRPDYPESRYPESRPPSDGYSAPHHPVGDQPAPGYPHDLPAAGGPASQGGSAAPGSPVAPEFPPPPPPAAPPVPPGAISPAPGPISGGPGGPSAGGPGPISPSSAGPGAAPAPSYPSAADSAARGPAARDAADSGPTNRGPAERGSTDRGQAGGSPGDGVRRASGAATVPVANRAAPTPGDSVPGGSRPQVYQTAAGPPQPVDPPAPRQPQPPHQPHQPHQPHQPHQPHQPPGASHQPPAVAPDSPYQRTPSYQGGPPPGAPQQPASAAAQAANPPLPTRTPGEHAGLSHPGEAPEQPAGDGPARGGEPPERGGPAGGPPSGAAALPAPVERPPHPGAGDAYPPDGWESPAQPALPAGGQPEAAAGVAARPPRQRQPGVPVYGDLLTPERPGGGSGPAADGAPTDQGRPDDHEQPVAAPTPAPEPGKSGPSTGVIVGLVMIGATLLVLLALSIPLLLQYLNSAGGGDEHSIGDCVVRDGQDARTADCGSPGAYEIVAEVESRDECADPTQPAIEMTGPPSHFFCLEPAGEAAEEPLGEPGEVDAEQPADEDETG
- a CDS encoding NHL domain-containing thioredoxin family protein, whose protein sequence is MTEPKVRAPELTGRGWLNTDGRQLRLADLRGRIVVLDFWTFCCINCLHVVDELRPLEERYSDVLVVIGVHSPKFAHERDPAALAAAVERHGVTHPVLDDPELVTWRQYAARAWPTLAVVDPTGYVVASMAGEGHADGLARLIDQLITEHEERGTLRRGGEVATLAAAPQTTLRFPAKALPLPDGGSLVADTVHHRLVELAPDQQTVRRTIGDGSRGRLDGPAEEAQFSEPQGLCWLPPRIAEIAGYELVVADTVNHLLRGVQFPADGGPPQVRTIAGTGRPWRAKADFHRHDAYAMDLSSPWDVAWYADRVIVAMAGVHQLWSFDPGARTVEMWAGTTVEGLRDGPLREAWLAQPSGLSVSPDGARLWIADSETSALRYVEQEQLHTAVGTGLFDFGHADGPAATALLQHPLGVAALPDGAVLVADTYNGAIRRFDPATDQVATVATGLADPSDLVVADDGTVLVVESAGHRLVPLAPAELARAEQAPESRLRTERPATALAAGEVELTVVFSPAPGQQLDSSFGPATRLEVSAMPAELLRDGAGVGSELTRRLVLDPAVGGGVLQVVAQAATCDADGPHAACHLTRQDWGVPVTIAPDGAGSLPLVLRGVDPQLGRADPG